The Papaver somniferum cultivar HN1 chromosome 3, ASM357369v1, whole genome shotgun sequence genome includes a region encoding these proteins:
- the LOC113359379 gene encoding protein phosphatase 1 regulatory subunit INH3-like → MARPMRGRIGSSSSAASGTRTLTITLADPVPSPSSTSSSSSSSHPRQEQTLVLRLRPPSKKVTWKEGTVDNEFLQRKSSKKCCIFHKQKSFDEDDSDEEDNGHGHDHKHDHPSDDKDKEGDSCCSKQNE, encoded by the coding sequence ATGGCGAGACCGATGAGGGGTAGAATAGGTTCATCGTCATCAGCAGCATCGGGAACTCGAACCCTAACTATAACTCTAGCAGATCCTGTTCCTTCTCcatcctcaacatcatcatcttcttcttcatctcatccACGACAAgaacaaaccctagttttgagaTTACGACCACCTTCAAAGAAagtaacatggaaagaaggaaCTGTTGATAATGAATTCCTACAGAGAAAGAGTTCGAAGAAATGTTGTATTTTTCATAAACAGAAATCATTTGATGAAGATGACAGTGATGAGGAAGATAATGGGCATGGGCATGATCATAAACATGATCATCCTTCCGATGATAAAGATAAAGAGGGAGATAGTTGCTGTTCTAAACAGAATGAATGA
- the LOC113356039 gene encoding uncharacterized protein LOC113356039 has translation MAEEISMAATAGVGGEETPLSSPKSKVKFLVSHGGKILPRLPDGQLKYVGGETRVVVVPRDISFSELMKKLNNLANGEMVLKYQVIPEDLDILVSVKCDEDLRHMLNEYDRWDVKSSESRGTPRLRAFLFPVTPLFIDPQNVPSNFDRVNMEQRYINAINGANSSMLRRSSSNGSRSIFSISSTASSPRSIQHEGYPFDTINHECYASHSYQNNCNKAELHRVNSSPSLHHYNQTHHNQIYQATKPPNLYKSGAHQHLVTAISADRHELGRFHQLDPCPIRYYNPNRQSRGRCGCMGYGDVDECSVYKSGNVDL, from the exons ATGGCTGAGGAGATTTCCATGGCAGCCACGGCAGGAGTTGGAGGGGAAGAGACGCCATTGTCTTCACCCAAGAGTAAAGTTAAGTTCTTGGTCAGCCATGGCGGGAAAATATTGCCTAGACTTCCGGACGGTCAGCTTAAATACGTTGGTGGTGAGACTCGAGTTGTCGTTGTTCCTCGTGACATCAGTTTCTCAG AGCTTATGAAGAAGCTTAATAACCTCGCCAACGGTGAAATGGTTCTCAAATACCAAGTTATACCAGAGGACTTGGATATCTTAGTCTCCGTAAAATGCGATGAGGATCTTCGCCACATGCTCAATGAGTACGATCGTTGGGATGTGAAATCATCTGAAAGCCGAGGTACGCCCAGGCTTCGAGCTTTCCTATTCcccgttactccactcttcattGATCCCCAAAATGTTCCAAGCAATTTTGACAGAGTTAATATGGAACAGCGTTACATAAACGCAATTAATGGTGCTAATTCAAGTATGCTAAGGCGTAGCTCTAGCAATGGCAGTCGGTCCATTTTCAGCATTTCCTCAACTGCATCATCCCCGAGATCGATACAACATGAAGGCTATCCTTTCGATACTATCAACCACGAGTGTTATGCTTCACATAGCTATCAAAATAATTGTAACAAGGCAGAGCTGCACAGAGTCAATAGTTCCCCATCCTTGCACCATTATAATCAAACTCACCACAACCAAATTTACCAGGCAACAAAGCCACCTAATCTATACAAAAGTGGTGCTCATCAACACTTAGTAACGGCGATATCGGCTGACCGCCATGAGCTTGGGAGGTTTCATCAGCTGGATCCTTGCCCTATCCGGTACTACAATCCAAATAGACAATCAAGAGGAAGATGTGGCTGTATGGGTTATGGAGATGTTGATGAGTGTAGTGTTTATAAGAGTGGAAATGTTGATTTGTAG
- the LOC113356037 gene encoding prolycopene isomerase, chloroplastic-like, translating to MASGILPHSPQFNVQSFNFKFPRKNRTLLARISNEQQPSSSNGSPSSSSSSNQKNSFPGKLEADVVVIGSGIGGLCCGSLLARYKQDVIVLESHDVPGGAAHSFDIKGYKFDSGPSLFSGFQSRGPQANPLAQVLDALGESVPCAAYDSWMVYVPEGEFLSRIGPTEFLKDLEKHVSLDAVKEWRKLLDAVLPISGAAMALPPLSIRGDLGVLSTAAARYAPSLLKSFIEMGPQGALGATKLLRPFSEIVDSLELKNPFVRNWIDLLCFLLAGVKSDSALSAEMVYMFAEWYKPGCTLEYPLHGSGAVIDALVRGLEKFGGRISLGSHVEQIVIENGRAVGVKLRSGQFIRAKKAVVSNASMWDTLNLLPKEAIPKSYQERIEKTEQCESFMHLHLGFDAEGIPDDLGVHHIVVNEWDRGVDADQNVVLISVPSVLSKDLAPPGKHVLHAYTPGTEPFALWEGLDRKSAEYKTLKAERSEVLWKAVERALGPGFSREKCEVKLIGTPLTHKRFLRRNRGTYGPAIQAGKDSFPGHSTPIPQLLCCGDSTFPGIGVPAVAASGAIVANSLVSVSQHSQLLDAIGI from the exons ATGGCGTCAGGGATTCTCCCTCACTCTCCCCAATTCAATGTACAGTCCTTCAATTTCAAATTTCCCCGGAAAAATAGAACCCTCTTGGCGCGAATTTCAAATGAACAACAACCCTCCTCCTCCAATGGCTctccttcatcatcatcatcatcaaatcagaAAAACTCTTTTCCAG GTAAGCTTGAAGCAGATGTTGTAGTGATTGGAAGTGGTATTGGTGGATTATGTTGTGGAAGTCTTCTTGCAAGATACAAACAAGATGTTATTGTATTGGAAAGTCATGATGTCCCAGGAGGTGCTGCTCATTCTTTTGACATCAAAGGTTACAAATTTGATTCTGGACCTTCTCTTTTCTCTGGTTTTCAATCCAGAGGTCCTCAAGCCAATCCTCTTGCTCAA GTTCTGGATGCTTTGGGGGAGTCAGTTCCTTGTGCTGCTTATGACTCCTGGATGGTTTATGTACCTGAAGGTGAATTCTTGTCTCGTATAGGACCCACAGAGTTCCTCAAG GACCTTGAAAAGCATGTAAGCTTGGACGCCGTGAAAGAATGGAGAAAACTTCTT GACGCGGTGCTACCTATATCCGGTGCTGCAATGGCGCTACCACCTCTATCCATTAGAGGTGATTTGGGCGTTCTCTCCACAGCAGCTGCTAGATATGCTCCTTCGCTCTTAAAATCCTTCATCGAAATGGGACCTCAAGGAGCACTGGGTGCTACCAAGCTTCTCAGACCTTTCTCTGAGATTGTTGATTCCCTGGAGctaaaaaatccttttgttcgtAACTGGATTGATCTTTTGTGTTTCTTACTAGCTGGGGTGAAATCTGATAGTGCACTCTCAGCAGAGATG GTGTACATGTTTGCAGAATGGTATAAACCAGGTTGTACACTTGAGTACCCTCTTCATGGAAGTGGGGCAGTAATTGATGCTCTTGTGCGAGGACTCGAAAAATTTGGTGGTAGGATCTCTCTTGGATCTCATGTGGAACAAATCGTTATTGAAAATGGTCGAGCGGTTGGAGTGAAGCTAAGAAGTGGTCAA TTTATACGTGCTAAGAAGGCTGTAGTTAGCAATGCATCTATGTGGGACACCTTGAATCTGTTGCCTAAGGAAGCCATCCCAAAGTCATACCAGGAGAGGATTGAAAAGACTGAACAATGTGAATCGTTCATGCATCTCCATTTGGGTTTTGATGCTGAG GGCATACCGGATGACTTGGGAGTCCATCATATAGTTGTTAATGAGTGGGATAGAGGAGTTGATGCTGATCAGAATGTTGTTCTTATCTCTGTACCTAGCGTACTGAGTAAGGATCTAGCACCGCCTGGGAAACACGTGTTACATGCCTATACCCCTGGTACTGAACCATTTGCTTTGTGGGAAGGACTTGACCGCAAAAGTGCAGAGTATAAAACACTCAAAGCTGAAAGATCAGAG GTTTTGTGGAAAGCTGTGGAACGAGCACTTGGGCCTGGATTTAGCCGTGAGAAATGTGAGGTAAAATTGATTGGAACACCACTGACTCACAAGAGATTTCTTAGGAGGAACAGAGGAACATATGGACCTGCAATACAAGCTGGTAAAGACTCATTCCCTGGGCACTCGACTCCTATCCCCCAGCTTTTATGTTGTGGAGATTCTACTTTTCCGGGGATAGGAGTCCCTGCAGTAGCTGCCAGTGGTGCCATAGTTGCCAACTCGCTGGTTTCCGTGTCTCAACACTCTCAGCTTCTTGACGCCATTGGAATCTGA
- the LOC113356038 gene encoding uncharacterized protein LOC113356038 produces the protein MAQLLKPNPNKYTLSKRNFRGSSSSPCSRSCNRVRLGNKKKRLVYCLKPKSAVIDERETSSKKIRRTNLEEQRRRADVLVPCSSSSSSSSVELVENEIDGQLRHLVTEFGWKVRRLNENEDEMREVAQVQAEAFHVPVAFFDDVFFEFFKAEVLSGLLYKLRNSPPDRYACLVAKTADTSSDTLSLSDQGLVGVVDVTVLNNKDVVQHLDGAEEYLYVSGIAVFNKFRRQKVATALLKACDVLLNEWGFQYLALRAYEDDSAACRLYTNAGYRIISRDPSWTTWIGRKRRVLMIKQSNS, from the exons aTGGCACAGTTACTAAAACCAAACCCAAACAAGTACACCCTCTCAAAAAGGAACTTTagaggttcttcttcttctccatgcaGTAGAAGTTGTAATAGAGTTAGACTGGGCAACAAGAAGAAAAGATTGGTTTACTGTCTGAAACCCAAGTCTGCAGTTATTGATGAGAGGGAAACTAGTAGTAAAAAGATTAGAAGAACAAATTTGGAGGAGCAAAGGAGAAGGGCTGATGTTCTGGtgccttgttcttcttcctcatcatcatcatcagttgaGCTTGTTGAGAATGAGATTGATGGACAGCTTAGGCATTTGgtgactgaatttggctggaaaGTAAGAAGGTTGaatgaaaatgaagatgagatgAGAGAAGTGGCACAAGTTCAAGCTGAAGCATTCCATGTCCCGGTGGCTTTCTTCGATGATGTTTTCTTTGAATTCTTTAAG GCTGAAGTACTCTCAGGACTTCTTTACAAGCTTCGGAACTCGCCACCTGACAG GTATGCTTGTTTGGTAGCAAAAACTGCAGACACTTCTTCGGATACATTGTCATTGTCAGACCAAGGTCTTGTAGGCGTTGTGGATGTTACGGTCTTAAATAATAAAGATGTGGTTCAACATCTTGACGGAGCTGAAGAATATCTGTATGTCTCTGGAATAGCTGTTTTCAACAAATTCAG GAGGCAAAAAGTTGCGACTGCATTGCTAAAAGCGTGTGACGTGCTTTTGAATGAATGGGGGTTTCAATACCTTGCTTTACGGGCTTATGAAGACGACTCGGCAGCATGTAGATTGTACACGAATGCTGGGTACAGAATAATTTCTAGAGATCCTTCGTGGACTACTTGGATTGGAAGAAAGCGACGTGTTCTAATGATCAAACAATCTAATTCCT GA